The DNA segment CGCCTTCCCCCACTCGTACTCGAGGGTGTCGACGCGCTTGCCGAGGCGTTCGGCGACGTCGGCCTGGCGTTCGCTGAAGCTCCCACAGGTCGTCACGAGGACGTCCTCGTCGACGAGATTGAGGATCGAACTCTCCATGAACTCCGTCCCCGAGGCCGTGAGGACGACGACGTCGTTGTCGGTACCGAGGAACTGCTTGGTGTCCTCGACGATCGTGGTGTAGAGGTCGGTCATCCGATCCATCCGGTGGCCGAACATCGGCTGGGCCATCGCCTCGATGACGTCCTCGCGCACCTCCGTCGGACCCGGGATGTACAGCGTCTTCTCGTCGTAGTCGTCCGTGTACTCGCGTCCGTCGGTCACGCGAACCACCGCTTGTCGAGGTCGAGTGACGGGAACTGCTCGTCCATACCCCGCCCTTCGCCCGCGAGGGGATAAGCCCCGTGGATGGCTGCAAATGCCGCCATCGTATCGGCTCCCGCCCACGCAAGCACCACGACTTACCCATGTACGTTGCAACCTACCAACACTATGTGGGCCACCAGCCGGACACGGTTCGGAGGGGAGCAATGAACGGATCGCGCAGGGCGTTCCTGGCGGCGACCGGAGCGGCCGTCGCGACCGGGATCGGGGGCCAGCCCGCCGCGAGCACGAACGCGGAAGCGAAAACGGCCGAGGGGGTCGCCGTGAGCGGGGACGCGCCGGCGCTAGCCGACGTTCTCGGAAGGTTCGAGCGGGAGCATCCCGACGTCCGGGTCTCGGCCGTCGACGGAAAGTTCGATCGGTTCCTCCGGAGCGAGACGGACGTCCACCACGCGACCCGCCCGATGACCGCCGACGAGCGCGAACGCGCGAGCGAGAACGGCGTCGAGTTCACCGTCGCCGAACTCCCCCTCGGCGGGATCGCGGCGCTCGGGCAGGGCGAGGGCTGGTGTCGGTGTCACCGGGAGCGCGACGGGGACGCCTTCGAGGACAGGGACGGCGTCGCGACCTGG comes from the Halalkalicoccus sp. CG83 genome and includes:
- a CDS encoding type 2 periplasmic-binding domain-containing protein; amino-acid sequence: MNGSRRAFLAATGAAVATGIGGQPAASTNAEAKTAEGVAVSGDAPALADVLGRFEREHPDVRVSAVDGKFDRFLRSETDVHHATRPMTADERERASENGVEFTVAELPLGGIAALGQGEGWCRCHRERDGDAFEDRDGVATWSELPGKVPADLDPADLPEEGTDVLVCGTRPHQYATGHGGVGLYEAAPAAFAPFDGGDDRLTPVVGVEFAYVDRAALEREPVAALSRFQEAATSDVEPFPIDDG